One Candidatus Obscuribacterales bacterium genomic window, TTATTGGGGCTGTGGGTTGGCTGATTGCCCGCATCGTGCGCGGCATTGTTACCAATCTTCTCAGTGCCACGGGGATCGATCGCCTGGGTACCCGTATGGGCTTGACGGAAGCAGCCGGAACGCTGTCTCTCTCTAGCTTGGTCGGCACCGTCACCTATGTTTTAGTGTTGATCCCTACGGCAGTTGCCGCCTTGCGGGCCTTAGAAATCAGTGCTATTTCTGACCCCGCTGTGGCCATGCTGGATCAGATCTTGGCGGCCATGCCGAAGATTTTCACCGCCGCCATCATCATGGTGGTGTTTTATGTGATTGGTCGATTTGTCGCCGATCTCGTGTCCAGTATTTTGGCAGGGGTTGGGTTCAACAATGTCTTAACCTGGCTGGGCCTACCCAGATCCCTCTCTACTCCGCCATCGGATGTCCCCGGTGCAGCTCCTGCGCCTGGAGAAACACCAACGATGCTCCAAGAAGAAACCATTCCATACCGCACGCCTTCTGAAATAGTGGGTCTGCTGGTGTTGATTGGTATTCTGCTCATTGGTGCTGTGGCGGCTACAGAAGTGCTCCAGTTCCAACAACTTACCGTTTTGGTGCAGGGTATCCTCACCGTTTCCGGGCAAGTCTTAGTCGGCGTTGCGGTGTTCGGCGTTGGTCTATACCTCGCGAACATTGCCTTCAGTTTGATCGTCAGCTCTGGCGGCCGTCAATCTCGGATTGTGGGTCAAACGGCTCGAATTTCCATCATTGTGCTGGTGTCGGCCATGGCACTTCAGCAAATGGGCATTGCCACCAATATCGTCAACTTAGCCTTCGGCTTGCTCTTAGGAGCGATCGCTGTTGCTATTGCCATCGCCTTTGGTC contains:
- a CDS encoding mechanosensitive ion channel; amino-acid sequence: MNGFLETLGSQLGGFLPSLMGAIAILVVGWIIATAIAAATRGILSRTDIDNQIARWVIGDRADDTKLPTEKWISTAIYWIVMAFVIVAFLQALKLDVVSQPLNNFLDQIFSYLPKIGGAAILLGVAWLLATIVRLFVLRGLQRFRLDDQLAEQTGTAVSDSPIVLNETLANALYWFVFLFFLPLVLDVLDLQGPLAPVQNLLDQILSALPKILTAVIIGAVGWLIARIVRGIVTNLLSATGIDRLGTRMGLTEAAGTLSLSSLVGTVTYVLVLIPTAVAALRALEISAISDPAVAMLDQILAAMPKIFTAAIIMVVFYVIGRFVADLVSSILAGVGFNNVLTWLGLPRSLSTPPSDVPGAAPAPGETPTMLQEETIPYRTPSEIVGLLVLIGILLIGAVAATEVLQFQQLTVLVQGILTVSGQVLVGVAVFGVGLYLANIAFSLIVSSGGRQSRIVGQTARISIIVLVSAMALQQMGIATNIVNLAFGLLLGAIAVAIAIAFGLGGRDIAAEQMRQWLSSFRDNG